The following proteins come from a genomic window of Thermoproteus sp.:
- a CDS encoding homocitrate synthase family protein, whose product MFDTTLRDGEQMPGVSLTVEDKVKIGLALDELRVDYIEAGFAAVSPEEAEAVAKIARDVTYAEVVSLARANRADIDAAVDSGVDMVHVFIATSDVHMKYKLRMTREEVLRRIAESVEYAKSRGVRVLFSAEDATRSDLEFLTQAFKTAIEAGADEINVPDTVGVMTPSRMKYLVEHLKARLPPVPMHVHCHDDFGMAVANTIAALEAGADVAQVTVNGFGERGGNAALEEVAAAAHFLLGYKVGVRLERLYSTSRLVASLFGIQLQPNKAVVGDNAFSHESGIHVHGVLNNPFTYEPMMPEAVGNRRRIVLGKHSGRHSVEWALKQMGVEPDPRLVDYVLKRIKEYAGRKKPVDEAVLKQFLQEYSRAIAAI is encoded by the coding sequence ATCTTTGACACCACTCTACGCGACGGTGAACAGATGCCCGGCGTTTCTCTAACGGTCGAGGACAAGGTCAAAATCGGCTTAGCCCTAGACGAGTTGAGAGTCGACTACATAGAGGCGGGATTTGCGGCGGTCTCGCCGGAGGAGGCCGAGGCTGTAGCTAAAATAGCACGGGACGTCACATACGCCGAGGTGGTCAGCCTAGCGCGCGCCAATAGGGCGGATATAGATGCGGCTGTCGATTCGGGTGTCGATATGGTCCACGTCTTTATAGCCACTAGCGACGTCCATATGAAGTACAAATTACGCATGACTAGAGAGGAGGTCTTAAGGAGAATCGCTGAGTCTGTAGAGTACGCCAAGTCCAGAGGGGTAAGGGTGCTCTTCAGCGCCGAGGACGCCACGAGGAGCGACTTGGAGTTCTTAACGCAGGCCTTTAAGACGGCCATAGAGGCGGGCGCGGACGAGATAAACGTGCCCGACACCGTCGGCGTCATGACGCCCAGCCGTATGAAGTACCTAGTGGAACACCTAAAGGCAAGGCTCCCGCCGGTGCCCATGCACGTGCACTGCCACGACGACTTCGGGATGGCGGTGGCCAACACCATAGCCGCATTGGAGGCTGGCGCCGACGTGGCGCAAGTTACGGTCAACGGCTTCGGCGAGAGGGGCGGAAACGCGGCCCTCGAGGAGGTGGCGGCCGCCGCGCACTTCCTGTTGGGCTATAAGGTCGGGGTGAGGCTGGAGCGGCTCTACAGCACCTCCAGGCTCGTTGCGTCGTTGTTCGGAATACAGCTACAGCCCAACAAGGCCGTGGTGGGCGACAACGCCTTCAGCCACGAGTCTGGCATACATGTACACGGCGTCCTGAACAACCCCTTCACCTACGAGCCCATGATGCCGGAGGCTGTGGGGAATAGGAGAAGGATAGTCCTCGGCAAGCACTCGGGGAGACACTCGGTGGAGTGGGCCTTGAAGCAGATGGGGGTCGAGCCTGACCCGAGACTTGTGGATTACGTCCTGAAGCGGATAAAGGAGTACGCCGGGCGGAAGAAGCCCGTAGACGAGGCGGTCTTGAAGCAGTTCCTACAGGAGTACTCAAGGGCGATCGCGGCGATATAG